The DNA sequence TTTAAATTTAGTTTATTCCTAAAATATCGCTTCGACTCTCACCTCAGATAAAAAAGATAGCTCATCAAAGCCATTAAAGATGGCTAGATGAGCGACAAAAAAACCACCTTCTATTGAAGGTGGCGTTAAAACTTGAATATTTTTAATAATTGGGCCCTGATGCAAATATCTCTGTTGCGAGATTCGCCAGAAGAAACGAATGTTTCTTTTACATCGTCTGACGAATAATAAAGGTTAGCTTATGTTTTATAAAAAAATGGCGCGAAAGTCCGCGCCACTCTGTAAACAATGTGTTATTACTATTCAGCAGAGAATGGTAATAATGCCATGTGACGAGCACGTTTAATAGCAACTGTTAATTCACGTTGGTATTTAGCGCTTGTTCCTGTTACACGACGAGGTAAGATTTTTCCACGATCAGATACGAAACGTTTTAATAAATCTACATCTTTGTAGTCGATTTTCGTAATTTTGTTTGTAGTGAAATAGCAAACTTTACGACGACGACGTCCTCCACGACGGAATTGAGCCATGATAGTTCCTCCTAACATCTTTTAAAATTATTTTTTATATGTTATTTAAAAATTAAAATGGTAAATCATCATCAGAAATATTAATAGTTGAGCTGAAATCTGGCTCATTATTAAATGATTGCGATGGATTTCCGAAGCCTTGATCCATACTTGGTGCTCCTCCGAAAGGATTTCCACCAAAGCCATTTGATGCTGGCGCTTGTTGTTGGAATGATGGCGTACCACCGTATCCACCTCCAAAGCCTCCACCAAAGTCTTGTGATGGTTGAGCTCCAAAGTTTCCTCGATCAGCAGATGCAGAGCGTGGTTCTAAGAACTGTACGCTATCGCACACCACATCTGTTGTATAACGCATTGATCCATCCTGAGCCTGATAGCTACCTGTTTCAATACGTCCTTCCACTCCAATAAGAGATCCTTTACGTAAAAACTTCGCCATATTCTCAGCTTGGCCGCGCCATGCAACACAGTTAATGAAATCTGCTTGGCGTTCTCCATTTTGACTAGTGAAAGTGCGATTAACCGCAATACTGAATCGCAAGTTTGCGATCCCATTAGTTGTATACTTTAGTTCTGGATCACGAGTTAATCGCCCTACTAAAACAACGCGATTAATCATTTATACCACCCTCACTTAGTACATTAAAATCTTATTCTTCTTCTTTGATAGCGATGTAACGGATAACATCTTCGCTGATTCCAGCTAAACGATCAAATTCGTTTTTAGCTTCGATTGAAGAGTTAACTGTCATTACTACGTAGTAACCTTTTGTGAAATCTTCGATAGCGTATGCTAAATCACGCATACCCCACTCTTTAGTTTCAACGATTTCCGCACCCATGTTAGTGAACATGTTTTGGAAGTTAGCGATTACTGCTTTGCGTCCTTCTTCTTCTAAGTTAGGACGAACGATGTACATAATTTCGTATTTTCTCATTATATTGCACCTCCTCTTGGTCTAGACGGCCCATATGCGGGCAAGGAGTAATAGTCTTATTACTCACAGTCATATATTATAGCACAGGTATATCTACTATAGCAAGTTAAAAAAAGATGTTATAATTTAATAATCCATCCACTTTTTAAAATTAAATCGGCACGCCAAGTAGCGTGCCGATTTTTTGATTCACCACTAGAATCTAGTTGTAGGTATCATGACAAGTTTTAGTAGCTACCTAATGACGAATCATATATAGTATGATTTAATTAACCAAAATTTATTCAATTTAAATGAATTTTTTTATACATTGAAACGGAATAACATAACATCTCCATCTTGAACGATGTATTGTTTTCCTTCTAAACGATAACGTCCCGCTTCACGAGCTGCTTGCTCTGAACCGTATTTTACTAAATCATCGTAAGAAACAGTTTCCGCGCGGATAAATCCACGTTCGAAATCACTATGAATGATTCCTGCACATTGAGGAGCTGTCATTCCTTTAATGAATGTCCAAGCGCGAACCTCTTGCACCCCAGCTGTGAAGTAAGTTGCTAATCCTAATAAATCATAAGCTTCGCGAATTAATTGATCTAATCCACTTTCTTTGATTCCTAATTCTTCTAAGAATGCCGCTTTTTCTTCATCTTCTAATTGAGAGATTTCTTCTTCGATACGTGCACATACTTTAATGACTTTTGCACCTTCACGATCAGCATACTCTTGTAATGCTTTCACGTATTCATTATCTTCTCCAGCCATTAAGTCATCTTCACCAACGTTAGCCACATATAAAATTGGTTTTAACGTTAATAATTGTAAATGTTTAATTGCTTGGATATCATCTTCATCTAATTCTAAAGCACGAGCAGGTAATTCTTGATCGAATCCAGCTTTTACTTTTTCTAAAACAGCTTGCTCAGCTTTAGCAGCTTTATCTCCTGATTTTGCTTGTTTTGCTAAACGTCCTAAACGACGATCGACTTGCTCCATATCCGCTAAAATTAACTCTAAGTTAATAACTTCAACGTCACGAATTGGATCAACTGAACCTTCAACGTGAATGATGTTTCCATCTTCGAAACAACGAACCACTTGAGTGATCGCATCTACTTCACGAATGTTAGCTAAGAATTTGTTTCCTAACCCTTCTCCATTACTTGCCCCACGCACTAATCCAGCGATATCTGTAAATTCAAAAGTTGTTGGAACAGTCTTTTTAGGACTAACTAATTCTGTTAATTTATTTAAACGCTCATCCGGAACTTCAACCACACCTACGTTTGGGTCGATTGTCGCGAATGGATAATTAGCTGCTTCAATTCCAGCTTGAGTAATTGCATTGAATAAAGTTGATTTCCCGACGTTTGGTAAACCAACGATTCCAGCTGTTAATGCCAATGTCTTCACGTCCTTTTTATCGTATAATATCGTTACTATTTTACACTATTTTTATCACTTTAGCAAAACGAACTCACATTCTGACATCTTTTTCTCTTAAACTTCATATAATGATTATAAATCAAGTGAAAGGATGTGGACACATGACACAAATTAATTTCTCAGTCAAAGGCTTAATTGTACGGAATCATGAATTTTTAGCCCTCCATAAAGTCAGTTCGCGCTGTGAATACTTTGATCTTCCAGGAGGAAAAATGAAACAAAATGAAAGTGCCGAAGAAACGTTGCGTCGAGAAATATTAGAAGAAACCTCCCTCTTAGTCAGACCCATCCGATTACTACATCAATGGGACTTTATAAACGATGATTACCTTATTATGGGCGTCATTTACTTATGTGAAATTCTCGAAGGTGAGATTAAGCTATCTAACGAGCACGACTACTATGAATGGTTACCCTTAAATGAGGATTCTATTCCATTATTAACCCCATCATTAGCACAGTCCATCTCTCATTTAAATTTTGAAACTTTATAAAAAATCCCAGCCTATGCTGGGATTTTTTGATTGAGCCAAAATGCCACTTCTGTTTTCCAAACTGAAGCAGGAATCTCTTTATAATTTTTAACTTCATATAAAGAATACGTTTTTTGATACTTTCCGTTACGTCGAATCATC is a window from the Turicibacter bilis genome containing:
- a CDS encoding single-stranded DNA-binding protein; its protein translation is MINRVVLVGRLTRDPELKYTTNGIANLRFSIAVNRTFTSQNGERQADFINCVAWRGQAENMAKFLRKGSLIGVEGRIETGSYQAQDGSMRYTTDVVCDSVQFLEPRSASADRGNFGAQPSQDFGGGFGGGYGGTPSFQQQAPASNGFGGNPFGGAPSMDQGFGNPSQSFNNEPDFSSTINISDDDLPF
- the rpsR gene encoding 30S ribosomal protein S18, which encodes MAQFRRGGRRRRKVCYFTTNKITKIDYKDVDLLKRFVSDRGKILPRRVTGTSAKYQRELTVAIKRARHMALLPFSAE
- the rpsF gene encoding 30S ribosomal protein S6 translates to MRKYEIMYIVRPNLEEEGRKAVIANFQNMFTNMGAEIVETKEWGMRDLAYAIEDFTKGYYVVMTVNSSIEAKNEFDRLAGISEDVIRYIAIKEEE
- the ychF gene encoding redox-regulated ATPase YchF → MALTAGIVGLPNVGKSTLFNAITQAGIEAANYPFATIDPNVGVVEVPDERLNKLTELVSPKKTVPTTFEFTDIAGLVRGASNGEGLGNKFLANIREVDAITQVVRCFEDGNIIHVEGSVDPIRDVEVINLELILADMEQVDRRLGRLAKQAKSGDKAAKAEQAVLEKVKAGFDQELPARALELDEDDIQAIKHLQLLTLKPILYVANVGEDDLMAGEDNEYVKALQEYADREGAKVIKVCARIEEEISQLEDEEKAAFLEELGIKESGLDQLIREAYDLLGLATYFTAGVQEVRAWTFIKGMTAPQCAGIIHSDFERGFIRAETVSYDDLVKYGSEQAAREAGRYRLEGKQYIVQDGDVMLFRFNV
- a CDS encoding NUDIX hydrolase translates to MTQINFSVKGLIVRNHEFLALHKVSSRCEYFDLPGGKMKQNESAEETLRREILEETSLLVRPIRLLHQWDFINDDYLIMGVIYLCEILEGEIKLSNEHDYYEWLPLNEDSIPLLTPSLAQSISHLNFETL